AGCAAAGCACAAAGCAGACGAATATCTTAAATCCAGTAATTTACCTTATGCCATCGTTAGGCCTGGGTCTTTAACCAATGAAAAAGGAGAAGGTAAAATTGTAATTGGAAAATCATTACAAGAACAAGGCTCCATAAGCAGAGACGATGTAGCTCAAGTTTTAGCAAGAACATTACACGATGATACGGTTCATAATGAAACTTTTGAGATTTTATCCGGGGAAGTTTTAATTGGGAAGGCACTGGACACTTTTGAGAAATAGCACTTTAAATTTATAATCATAATTTAAAACATATTAGTATATGTCACATAAAGTAAAGATTCAAGAGATAGGTTTTATCACCCATAATGTTCTGCAAATACAAGCACAAAAACCAGCAGATTATAATTTTACTCCGGGACAAGCTACTGAGGTAGCTTTAGACAAAGAAGGATGGCGCGATAAAAAACGACCATTTACTTTTACAAGTCTACCTGGAGACGGTTATTTGCAGTTTACTATAAAAGTCTACCCCAAACATGATGGTGTAACGGATATGCTCCAAACTTTGGAACAGGGCGATAATTTACTATTGGAAGACCCTTGGGGCGCTATATCGTACCAAGGTCCTGGTGTTTTTATAGCAGGTGGTGCAGGAGTAACTCCTTTTGTAGCCATAATTAAAGAATTAGCACAGAAAAATGAATTGTCCGGAATTAAATTGCTTTTCGGGAACAAGAGGGAACGTGATATCATCTTACAGTCCCAGTTTGAAAGGTGGTTGGGAAAGGATTTCATTAATATTCTATCCGATGAGCACAGTAGCAAATTTCCTCATGGTCATATTGACAAAGAATTTTTAAAAGAACACATAGATAATACAGATAGTAAATTTTATCTTTGTGGGCCACCGCCTATGATGAAATCGTTACAAGCCGATCTTCAGGAATTGGGTATTTCCAAAGGACAATTAGTAGCTGAAGATTTATCCTGAAGTTAAATCGATTTATCCACGCGACAGCAAAATAGATAAAGAAGATTATAGCTGATTAGTGTACCCTTAAGTCAATTTCTTTGTAGAAAAGGATATTTGCCATGTTTTGTTAGTATATTTATGGAGCTTTGTATCATATACTTCCATATCAACGAGCAAAGCC
This sequence is a window from Maribacter aestuarii. Protein-coding genes within it:
- a CDS encoding FAD-binding oxidoreductase, which encodes MSHKVKIQEIGFITHNVLQIQAQKPADYNFTPGQATEVALDKEGWRDKKRPFTFTSLPGDGYLQFTIKVYPKHDGVTDMLQTLEQGDNLLLEDPWGAISYQGPGVFIAGGAGVTPFVAIIKELAQKNELSGIKLLFGNKRERDIILQSQFERWLGKDFINILSDEHSSKFPHGHIDKEFLKEHIDNTDSKFYLCGPPPMMKSLQADLQELGISKGQLVAEDLS